One Formosa agariphila KMM 3901 genomic window, ATATCTGCTTTTGTATTGGTAGATATTCGCCATAAACCACAACCTGTAGACTTAGAATTCATGACTTGGTTAGGCGAACACGGTATCCCGTTTTCTATAATATTCACAAAAGCCGATAAGTTAAAACCTATGGCAATAGAAAATCATGTGAATGATTATCGCGATGTATTACTTGAAACTTGGGAAGATATGCCTAATTATTTTGTAACCTCGTCTTCTAAAGAAATTGGAAAAGACGAATTACTGCAATATATAGACGACACCAATTCTAATTTAAAAATAGACTAACTTTTTACGTCTAGTGCATCTCGAAGCGCATTTCCTATTAGCATAAAAGCCATTACCAAACTCATGATACACAATCCGGGAATAATTGCTAAATAAGGCTTCCCTAAAATTATGTAATTGTAGTGATCTTTTATCATTGCTCCCCAGCTAGCCATTGGCGGTTGTGCACCAATTCCAAGGAAACTCAAACCACTTTCTATTAAAATTGCAGAGGCAAAATTCGCTGCACAAATAACAATTACTGGTGCCATAATATTAGGTAAGATATGTTTAGTAATAATACGATAATCGTTATATCCTAAAGCTTTCGCCGCAGTAACATATTGCATCTCCTTAGCACTTATTATTTGTCCGCGTACCACACGTGCCACTTCCACCCACATGGTTAAACCTACTGCAATAAACACTTGCCAAAACCCTTTTCCTAGAGCTAAAGTAATTGCTATAACTAATAATAATGTAGGAATAGACCATGTAACATTAATTACCCACATGATTACAGCATCTACTTTTCCGCCATAGTATCCAGCAATACTTCCTAAAGCCAAACCAATAATTAATGAGATAAAAACAGCTACAAACCCAATAAAGAAAGAGATTCTAGCACCTACTAAAATACGACTTAATACATCTCTACCGTATTTATCTGTACCTAAATGAAATGTTCTTGGCGCGACTAAATTTGAGATTTCCTGGTCTGAAAAGCCACTTAAACTTAATGTCTTTTCGGCTCCTATCAAGCCATCTGAGGCGTACTCTGTATATATTAAGGTATCATTAGCTTTATAATATTTAGACACTGGAATTTCAGTATCTGTATTTATTGTTCCGAAGAACACTTTGTCAATGCTATTTTGTTTGTTTTTTATTTGCGACGGAATAGTCAACATATCTACAGTAAATCCTGGTCTTTTAGAATGAACCGAAAGATGCATCTGGTTCGCGTACTGCGAATGATCCGGAGCTAATGTATAAGCGAAGACTGAAATTAACCCTACACTAAGAATAAAGCAGAAACTAAAAACGCCCCAAAAATTGTGTTTAAATTTTTGGAGCGCTAATTGTTTTAATGATTGCGTTTTACCACCCATTAATTATTTAATTTTTAGAAGATGTACCTGTTGTTTCTAAATTACCTTTTGAAGGCTCGGTAGCGGCAACATCTGCTTTTACTTTATAAGACCCTTTTAAATCTTCAAGTACATTTACAGCTTCTTCCATATACACATCTTGCGTTAAATTCTCGTGCCAACGATTACGTTTTTCACGTAATGTAGAATCTTTTACAAACAAGGCTTCTTCATAAGGTAAAGACATATACGTTAGATTTGATTTGTAATCTGAAATTTTTTCAAAACGTTTAGCTTCTTCCTCGTTAAGCTCTAACTTCTCTTTATATTTTACATAGTTTAAATTGAATTCATTTTCATCCATCTTCAATTTAATCCACTTTGCGTTATCTTCAATTAATTTTAATTGCTCGTTATTACTCATACGATTTTTACTTTTCTCAATTGTAGTATCGTAATCAAAATGCCCATTCCATAAGGTATAATCTGCTGCTGCAATTTTATCCCAAGGCAACGGATTTTCTTGATCCTTCTCTCCAATATCAATAAAGCTATAACGATCTGGAACAACAACATCACTTTTAACACCTTCTAATTGTGTAGATCCACCATTAATTCTATAGAATTTCTGAGTCGTTAATTTAAGTGCTCCTAAATCGCCATTACTATTATTACGCACCATTCTATTTAAATCTAGAACATTTTGCACAGTTCCTTTACCGTAGGTTTGTTTACTTCCTAAAATAATAGCACGTTTATAGTCTTGCATTGCTGCTGCTAAAATCTCTGAAGCCGAAGCAGACAATTCATTAACCAAAATTACTAAAGGTCCGTCCCACTCGATAGACTCATCTTTATCTCTTAAAATTTCTTTTGGTTCGCCTGTAGAACGTACTTGAACAATTGGTCCGTCTTTAATAAACAATCCAGCCATATCGACAACAGTTTGTAATGATCCACCACCATTGTTTCTTAAATCTAATACTAAACCTTCCATACCTTCTTCTTTCAATCTATCAATTTCATTTTTGATATCTGAAGCTGCATTACGGTTATTGTAATTTTCGAAATCAACATAAAATTTAGGCAAGTTAATTACCCCGTATTTTATATCGTCTTTCTTTACAATCGACGATTTTGCATAAGTCTCTTCTAACTCTACAATATCTCTAACAATAGAAACATCTTTAGTAGACCCATCAACTTTTTTAATAGTTAAAGTTACTTCTGTTCCTTTTGGCCCTTTAATATATTTAATCGCGTCGTCTAAACGCATACCAACTATATTAACAAATTCTTCCTCATCTTCTTGACGCACTTTAAGAATAATATCTCCAACTTCTAACTCATTTCCTCTCCAGGCTGGTCCTCCAGAAATAAGCTCCATAATTTTAACATTATCCATTTTCTTAGTTAATCGAGCGCCAATACCTTCTAACTTTCCAGACATTTGTTGATCAAATCTATCTTTGTCTTCTGGTGCAAAGTAAAATGTATGTGGATCAAAAGATTCTACCACAGCATTTACGTATACTGTAAACCAATCGCTACGCTCTAAATCGTCTATATAATCTGTATAATAATTATCAATAGATTTTAAAGTCGCATTTCTTGATTCCTTTTCCATTTCGGAATCCGATTTTATTTTATATTCTGGATTTTTCTGTTTTTTAAGATGTTCTTCCGTTTGTAAATCGTCGTAATTAGAAATGGTTGTAAATTTAAGTTGTTGTCTCCAACGATTTTTCATATCCTTTTTAGACGTTGCATAGCCTTTCTTTTCATAATCAGCATTAAATTCTTCATCTAATGTATAATCAAATGGTGTATTTAAAACTTCGGTATACAACACTTTAGATTCTTCCATTCTTTGAAGCAAACGCTCGTGCGTGATATTAAAGAAAGTAATATCGTATTCTTTTAACTGTTCGTCGATTTCATCTTTATACGCTTCAAACTCTTTAATGTCGGAAGCATAGAAGTAGCGTTTTAATGGATCTAAAGCATTTAAATATTTATTGTAAACTTCTTCAGAAAAATTATCATCTATTGTTTTGGGGTCAAAATGTCCCCGTTCAAGTACATAAGTAATTACCTGAACTAGTAATTTATCTTTATCTGGATTGCTAAATGTTTTTGTAGTAAAACTGCAAGACGCGAACGCCAATACTAACAGTACAACTAAGTATTTGTAATTCCTTTTCATAAGCCTATAGAAATGCATCGTATATTTTTCACTAAAGTAGAGAAAAAAGCATGCCAATAAAAATCAATATAACGTAATTTTTTGTTAAACTAATTAAATTCCTGCTTTCAGTTAGATTTTATGTATTTTAGCATAGCATTTCAAAATAAAAAAAATGTCTAAAAAACCTCTTATTCTGGTTGTCAATGATGACGGAATTACTGCCCCTGGTATTAGAACTCTTATAAAAATAATGAATACAATTGGCGACGTAGTTGTTGTTGCTCCTGATAGTCCACAAAGTGGAATGGGACATGCCATTACTGTAGATTCTACTTTATATGTTGAAAAAATTACAATAGATGACGGACCTCAAAATGAATATAGTTGTTCGGGAACCCCTGCTGATTGTGTAAAATTAGGGATTCGTGAAATTTTAAAACGCACACCGGATCTTTGTGTTTCAGGAATTAATCACGGTTCTAATTCATCTATTAATGTTATTTACTCCGGAACTATGAGCGCTGCTATTGAAGCCGGTATTGAAGGCATTCCTGCTATCGGATTTTCATTATTAGATTACAATTGGGGAGCTAATTTTGAGCATTCGCAATCGTTTATAAAAACCATTACCGAAAATACTTTAAAACACGGTTTACCACAAGGGGTCGTTTTAAATGTAAATATCCCTAATGTTAGTAAATCTAAAATAAAAGGGATTCGTGTGTGCAGACAAGCAAAAGCGAATTGGGTTGAAAAATTTGACAAAAGACAAAGCCCTATGGGGAAAGATTATTATTGGCTTGCAGGTAAGTTTGTAAATTTAGACCAAGGTGAAGACACAGACGAATGGGCGTTAGAAAACAATTATGTTTCTGTAGTACCTGTACAGTTTGATTTAACTGCCTACCAAAGTATAAAACAAATTAACACTTGGAATTTAAATGATTAAAAAAGAAGTTGTCATAGGATTTATAGTAGGTATTATTGCTAATGCTATTGGATTGTTTTTAGCTGCCACCTTATTAGGCGATGGCGATGATCCTTTTAAAGTTATACATGCTGCTCAATCTGAATATTTTTTAGGAAAACTAACTAGCTTAGGTGCTGTTTTAAATTTAGGTGCCTTTTTTGTATTTATAAAAAAGAGACAAGACTATAGAGCTCGTGGTGTTATTCTAGCCACAGTTTGTATTGCCATATTTACCTTTATACTTAAATTTGTATAATGAAATATTACATTATTGCAGGAGAAGCTTCAGGAGACTTACACGGCTCGAATCTTATGAAAGCGCTACAGAAAGTAGATTTAGACGCTGACTTTAGATTTTGGGGAGGCGATCTTATGCAACAAGTAGGCGGTACTTTAGTGAGTCATTATAAAGAGCGTGCCTTTATGGGGTTTGCAGAAGTTATAATGAATTTATCTAAAATTCTAAAAGCCATCTCATTTTGTAAACAAGACATAGCGTCTTACAATCCAGATGTTATTATTTTTATAGATAATTCAGGTTTTAATTTACGCATTGCAAAATGGGCAAAACAACAAAATTACCGAACTAATTATTATATATCGCCACAAGTTTGGGCCTCTAGAGCAAGTCGTGTAAAAAATATAAAGCACGATATAGATGCCATGTATGTTATACTTCCATTTGTAAAATCGTTTTACGACACCTACGATTACGATGTAACATTTGTTGGACACCCTTTAATAGATGCTATTGCCGATAGAAATCAAGTTAGCGAACATGAATTTAGAGCAGAGCACGGGCTTAATAACAAACCTATTATAGCTATTTTACCTGGTAGTCGTAAACAGGAAATTAGTAAAATGCTTAGCGTAATGCTTAGTATAATTGATGATTATCCAGACTATCAATTTGTAATTGCTGGTGCACCAAGTCAGGATTACGATTATTACCAACAATTTATTAAAAGTAAAAACGTTTATTTTATAGCCAACAAAACTTACGATTTACTAAGTGTCTCTTATGCCGCAATGGTAACTTCGGGAACAGCCACTTTAGAAACGGCTTTAATGAAAGTACCTCAAGTAGTTTGTTATAAAGGGAGCTGGTTATCGTACCAAATTGGTAAACGTATAATTAAATTAAAATACATCTCTTTAGTTAATTTAATTATGGATAAACCTGTAGTTACAGAGCTTATTCAAGACGAATTTAACGCTAAGAATTTAAAAAAGGAGCTCGATATTATTTTAGATTCTTATGAACGTACAAAATTCTTTATTGACTATTACGATTTAGAAAAAAAACTTGGCGGAAAAGGCGCAAGTAAAAAAACAGCCGAACATATTTACAATGCCCTAAAATTGAATGCTTAATATGCACAAATTATCCTTTTTATTTTGCTTACTTATTTGTGTAAGTGGTTGTAAATCTTCTAAAAACACAACATCTTATAACAGTTCAAGAACTTCTGAAGTTTCTCGAGCTTCTGGAACTATTCCAGATTCAGATACTTCTGAAATTGTACCCTTAGCTCCAAAAAACGAAGCCGATTTAAAAGCATTAGGATTAGAAATAGTCGATTTTGCTCAGCAATTCGAAGGCGTTCGTTACAAATACGGAGGCACTACAAAAAAAGGAATGGATTGTTCTGGATTAGTGTACGAAACCTATAAAGCATACAACATTAACTTACCCCGAGTTTCTAGAGACATGGCTAATGAAGGAATTAAAATAGATTTAGAAGATGTAAAAGCAGGCGACTTATTATTTTTTAAAACTAACCCAAAACGAAATAGTATTAACCATGTTGGTTTAGTAGTAGAATCTCGAGTGGGACATGTAGAATTTATACATTCCACCACTAGCAAAGGCGTTATAACTTCTTCATTGGCAGAGCGCTATTGGTATCATTCTTTTGAAGAAGCGCGCAGAATACTCTAATTATTAGTAACTTACTGTTATGAAGTTAAATCACTTTATAATAGTAAAACTCACCGTATTCTTAATTCTTGGTATTTGTTTAGGCTATTTTCTAAACATCTCACTACTTTGGAGTACCATAATCTGCTGTGCACTATTATGTATTCTTTTTGTTATTTATTTACTGAATACATCCTCCTTTAATTCGCCTAAGTCATTTGGAATTGTAGCCTTTCTACTCACAGTTTCTATCGGAATTTTTAGTGTAAATATTCATAATCAAAAACTACAAAAATCACATTATACCAATATAACCACTCCCACAACTCACATTACATTTAAGATTCAAGATGTTCTTAAACCGAATGCTTATTACGACAAATATAAAATTCAGATTTTAAAAATTAATGATGAATTTGTTTCAGGTACTTCACTGTTAAACATAAAAAAAGACAGTTTAACCACAACACTTAATGTTGATGCCGTTTATCTAACATCTGAAGATTTTAAAGGTATTTCTCCACCTTTAAATCCTGGTCAGTTTAATTATAAGGCCTATTTGGCACGGCAATATATTTATTCACAAATTACCACCAGTCAGAATAAGCTATTACAATTGCAGACCTCAAAAGTATCGCTTACAGGAATTTCTCAACGAATAAACACATACGTCAATTCAAAATTAAAAACGTATCCTTTTGATACCGACCAACGCGCTGTAATAAATGCTTTACTTCTTGGACAACGGCAAAACATATCGGAACCCTTATATACAAATTATACCAAAGCAGGCGCTGTTC contains:
- a CDS encoding ABC transporter permease, which produces MGGKTQSLKQLALQKFKHNFWGVFSFCFILSVGLISVFAYTLAPDHSQYANQMHLSVHSKRPGFTVDMLTIPSQIKNKQNSIDKVFFGTINTDTEIPVSKYYKANDTLIYTEYASDGLIGAEKTLSLSGFSDQEISNLVAPRTFHLGTDKYGRDVLSRILVGARISFFIGFVAVFISLIIGLALGSIAGYYGGKVDAVIMWVINVTWSIPTLLLVIAITLALGKGFWQVFIAVGLTMWVEVARVVRGQIISAKEMQYVTAAKALGYNDYRIITKHILPNIMAPVIVICAANFASAILIESGLSFLGIGAQPPMASWGAMIKDHYNYIILGKPYLAIIPGLCIMSLVMAFMLIGNALRDALDVKS
- a CDS encoding carboxy terminal-processing peptidase, whose translation is MKRNYKYLVVLLVLAFASCSFTTKTFSNPDKDKLLVQVITYVLERGHFDPKTIDDNFSEEVYNKYLNALDPLKRYFYASDIKEFEAYKDEIDEQLKEYDITFFNITHERLLQRMEESKVLYTEVLNTPFDYTLDEEFNADYEKKGYATSKKDMKNRWRQQLKFTTISNYDDLQTEEHLKKQKNPEYKIKSDSEMEKESRNATLKSIDNYYTDYIDDLERSDWFTVYVNAVVESFDPHTFYFAPEDKDRFDQQMSGKLEGIGARLTKKMDNVKIMELISGGPAWRGNELEVGDIILKVRQEDEEEFVNIVGMRLDDAIKYIKGPKGTEVTLTIKKVDGSTKDVSIVRDIVELEETYAKSSIVKKDDIKYGVINLPKFYVDFENYNNRNAASDIKNEIDRLKEEGMEGLVLDLRNNGGGSLQTVVDMAGLFIKDGPIVQVRSTGEPKEILRDKDESIEWDGPLVILVNELSASASEILAAAMQDYKRAIILGSKQTYGKGTVQNVLDLNRMVRNNSNGDLGALKLTTQKFYRINGGSTQLEGVKSDVVVPDRYSFIDIGEKDQENPLPWDKIAAADYTLWNGHFDYDTTIEKSKNRMSNNEQLKLIEDNAKWIKLKMDENEFNLNYVKYKEKLELNEEEAKRFEKISDYKSNLTYMSLPYEEALFVKDSTLREKRNRWHENLTQDVYMEEAVNVLEDLKGSYKVKADVAATEPSKGNLETTGTSSKN
- the surE gene encoding 5'/3'-nucleotidase SurE; amino-acid sequence: MSKKPLILVVNDDGITAPGIRTLIKIMNTIGDVVVVAPDSPQSGMGHAITVDSTLYVEKITIDDGPQNEYSCSGTPADCVKLGIREILKRTPDLCVSGINHGSNSSINVIYSGTMSAAIEAGIEGIPAIGFSLLDYNWGANFEHSQSFIKTITENTLKHGLPQGVVLNVNIPNVSKSKIKGIRVCRQAKANWVEKFDKRQSPMGKDYYWLAGKFVNLDQGEDTDEWALENNYVSVVPVQFDLTAYQSIKQINTWNLND
- the lpxB gene encoding lipid-A-disaccharide synthase; translated protein: MKYYIIAGEASGDLHGSNLMKALQKVDLDADFRFWGGDLMQQVGGTLVSHYKERAFMGFAEVIMNLSKILKAISFCKQDIASYNPDVIIFIDNSGFNLRIAKWAKQQNYRTNYYISPQVWASRASRVKNIKHDIDAMYVILPFVKSFYDTYDYDVTFVGHPLIDAIADRNQVSEHEFRAEHGLNNKPIIAILPGSRKQEISKMLSVMLSIIDDYPDYQFVIAGAPSQDYDYYQQFIKSKNVYFIANKTYDLLSVSYAAMVTSGTATLETALMKVPQVVCYKGSWLSYQIGKRIIKLKYISLVNLIMDKPVVTELIQDEFNAKNLKKELDIILDSYERTKFFIDYYDLEKKLGGKGASKKTAEHIYNALKLNA
- a CDS encoding C40 family peptidase, which gives rise to MHKLSFLFCLLICVSGCKSSKNTTSYNSSRTSEVSRASGTIPDSDTSEIVPLAPKNEADLKALGLEIVDFAQQFEGVRYKYGGTTKKGMDCSGLVYETYKAYNINLPRVSRDMANEGIKIDLEDVKAGDLLFFKTNPKRNSINHVGLVVESRVGHVEFIHSTTSKGVITSSLAERYWYHSFEEARRIL